Part of the Tribolium castaneum strain GA2 chromosome 4, icTriCast1.1, whole genome shotgun sequence genome is shown below.
gtgcTGGAAATACATAATTCCGctgattttttgcataatgtGCTTAAATATATTAAAGATTaaagaccggtttatagaaatgtcattaatttaatctgcaatGAAATGCGTGATTAAGTGGCCAAGTGaccaaattcaaatttaattggtccattcgcgttgttaacttttaacaacgaattaaattttaacaaagcgttctataaaccggccttaAAAGTTCTAAAAACTGGCGTTTGGACTCTTGATGTTATATCTTCACTAATAAAGGTTTGAGCTGTTGATAGtgagtacagtcacgatcaaaaaaaaatgacagcCCTTTCAACCGGGCCCGATAGCAAAAGtccaattaaaatcttttaggTCATAAACGCACACATTTTCCGTATCATTTCGAAAAGATTTGGGGCCGCGGTTTTGGGGGTGTCATTCtatttgatcgtgactgtgcATACGTACAAAGGGTAAATGTGAACAATTACTTTTCTTTGtgatataataataacataataaattataaatcttGTGTACTTTTAAGAGCAACACAGATGCTCCACGATGTCCGCATGATCTGGCAATAAGCTTATTAATCAATGAATTAATAAGAAATGACTCACAGATTTGAACGTTTCATAGTTGATTGCAAAAACATCCCAaccgtaaaaaataataggatGCTGTACTGCCATCATGAACGTTAgtagatttttcttaaatttttgagagGCGTTGTACCACTGTGACTTAAAAGTtgcataaaataatttttcgctCTAAAAGATAACTTTTAGTATCTAGAGTTGTAATTAGATGCTTACTGTGGTAGTAACCAGATTTCCGACAAAACAGTAAATGAAAATCTGGGTCGTGGCACCCAGATCAGTACatacaaaaaaccaaaactgtGAGCTTGATGCTTGCAGCTATAGAGTATTGTTaatgcatttaaaaataaaaatttggtagTTACCGTGGATATTTTATACATTCCCATACAAATCATTGCAACTGTTGGGACAAACTGCAAGgttaaaatttctttgaaacAGTCGGTAATTTGATTAGTGAATCTAAAAAATGTAAGTGGAGAAGAGAAGAAACTGCAATTTCACTtactttttaataagattaaaATGTTTCATGCATTCGACGAGAATCTTATTCATGACTTGGTCCTTATTCTCCCGTTCTGGAGCGTTTTTGGCATTTAATTTATCCAAGTCATGGATGTTTTTAAGAGTATCAGCAAGTACATCACACTGAGCTGTTATATGCAGCAAAGACAAGTAAAAACACGAGTCTACAGCACAATTTGTTAACGAGTTCAGATATAGACCGGCTGTTAAGTGGAGATAAATATACTGATGCAAAAACGGTTTGCGGTAATCAAACGGTAACCAGTGGTCCGTCGGTAGATCTTTGTGCCTCAGCAAAGAAGACACAATGAGTCCGGTCACACAAACAATATacactacaaaaaaatacactttgaAGAGAAATTTTGTTACATAGATGTATCTTCTTAGaagcattttttgtttttcgttCCTTGGTTGAAATTCTGGTTGCTGTATTTGCTGCCATGAttcggtgattttttggaatttcATGCGGAATATTATACCCTTTAGCACGCCTTCCGCTGTACCAACTCCGATTTCTAAGCTTTCATACGCTTTATCGTAATCAATGGACATGTATTTAAACGAATAAATGATGCTTGTTACAGTGTACATACAACACGTTATCAAGGCAAagtttttgtacattttgtaAACTAGGCTCTCGTTTGGAAAATACCAACACCCCAAAATTTTGAGCAGACGAGTGACGTTTTCGAAAGGTTCACgcaagttaattttttctacaaccaTCTTTGCGAAGTGGTGTGTGAGGTGTACGGAATTATCTTATATACCATACGCCATCTTAAACTGTTCTTGGAACAGACAAGTTACACACTTACACGTATGACGCAGATTGATATtccttattattaataatatattttgtgTGGTGGGGAGCGTGTTAGTTCATTGGCGTAGCAACTATGCGTACAAACATCGCTCTGTGAGTGGAGTTATGCCCAAATTGtacatttctttttttgatttctgaAATTCGTTCAGTGTTGTATGTAATTATTGTCCACTAGgtttcagaatttttgttttttttaattgtccccGCCTGTGATCAGCACTGAGTACCTCATTAATCTAAACACGATCACGTGGCTCGCTTCCACCAATCAAGTCAGTCCAAATAATCCAATTCATTGGCAAAATCATCATCAGGAAGAGTGAATGCGCCCTTAGTACGTTGAAAATCTCCTTCCCTATATTGTCCTCTATCATAACCTGTGGCTATTTTTTCCGATTAAAGTACAAATGATTTAATGAATCACATATTCGATTAGTATTTCATTCATTATTTCGTCTGTATTTTTGACTCCTTCACGTTGTTAATTTCCtcagattatttatatttacagGCAAATATTTCACACTTTATAACACCTTCTTGAAGAAAATGCCgtgtttttaagtaaaaatataatggCATAGGTCGAGCAGATCTATTTGCAACAATGATTTGTTGCATGGATAGGGTTGTCTTGTATAGACacctaataattttaaattgctcTGTGACACACGCATTACATGTTTGACTGAAAACAACTTAATTACTTATTATCCCATTATCGGTTTAACATTTCATGTCTCTTCATTATAGCTGCACCGATTCAATGTTGGTTAAGATAATTAATGGGtgaattttagttttgtgCGTCAGTTCACCGTAGTAAATATTTGCTTATAAATCAGGTACTAATGATAGTACACTTTTAAGCTTTTAACCATGGAAGAATATTTGAATGTCTTTTGTGTAGTTTTGAACCTTTATTGTGACATAAATTCTATTTCTTTTAAACAACACTTAAGAGATGAAGCTgccatatatttttttcttttttttttctttttttaattcagttcTGGGCAAAATCAGTTCGTATAGAAAATCGTTTTCCACCTCTCTTCCCCTCCATATTGCATGTGTGGCTATTAAGTGATTATCAGTTTAACATTTTACAATGTTCTCAATGTTCTCAATTTAATAGCCACGACTGTTTAAACATACGAGGGGAGGTCCAAAAATCCGCGGAAAGCCCACTAACTGGGCATATGTGTCAAGTCTCAACCCTCTGGCGTCATTCTTTTACGAGAAATCAccttttgaataatttagttttgaaGCAAactgattattatttaaaataataataataaatacagtgcgttcaaaaagtctttagatcaactcttgctgtgaaattttgaacgtatCTTGATTTCTTACGATTACTTCGTACGAAAATACTGGTGTTGGAGAAAATCGCAAGTAGCGCGTTTGACacttcaacagaataaaatGATAATCTATCaaagacaattaaaaatcTGCCAATttaaattccacagcaagagttgatttAAAGACTTCTTGAACGCaccgtattattattaacccaGACACCCATCTCAAAAtatgtgatattttttttgtatataagTTAATatacagtttaattttttatttttgttgatctTTATTAACTAcaaacttaaataaataagttaattcCTCAGATTTTTGCTCTATACGTTCTTTGCATTTATTTGTTCAAATATTCTGTTGGGAGAAAGCagtcaagtaaaaaaaatatatttccagTGCTGCAGTATACTTTTTATTGTGCTCAAAGTAAAATACATTGATCATAATTGCacctttacaatttttcaggACACAAATCTAAAACTATCTAAGATTGTCTAAAATGCTAAAACGCTGTTATAACTAGTTTAGGATAATAAGAAGTAAGTTACAGATCTTGTGTGCTTTTGAGAGCAACACAGATACTCCAGGATGTTCGCATAATctaacaataaatttgttaatcaGTTGTTAATCGAACAAATAACTCACAGATTTGAACGTTTCATAGTTGATTGCAAAAACATTCCAgccgtaaaaaataataggttGTTGAACTGCCATCATAACcgttattacatttttcttaaatttttgagacgcATTATACCACTGCGATTCAAACGCTGCATAGAATAATTTTTCGCTCTAAAATGTAACTCTCAGCGTCTAAAAGTTGCAAGTATTACTTACTGTGGTGGTAACCAAGTTTCCAACAAAACAGTAAATGAAAATCTGGGTAGTGGCGCCTATGtcagtaaatataaaaaaccaGAACTGTGTGTTTGATGGGTGTAGCTATGATTATTACGATTATTTATGTAGTAATAATTGTGAGTTCTCACCGTGGATATTTTGTACATTGAAATACAAATCATTGCAATTGTCGGAACAAACTGCaaagttaaaatttctttgaaaGAGTCGGTAATTACATTAGTGAATCTAAAAACACAACTTGAGAGCAGAAGAAACTAAGTTCACTTACTTTTGAATAAGTTTGAAATGTTTCATGCATTCGGTAagaattttattcattacttCGTCCACATTTTCCCGTTCTGGGACGTTTTTACCGTTTAATTTATCCAAGTCGTGGATATTTTTAAGAGTATCAGCAAGCACATCACACTGGGCTGTTATATGCAGCAAAGACAAGTAAAAACACGAGTCCAGAACACAGTTTGTGAACGAGTTAAGATATAGACCCACTGTTACATGAACATAGACATATGGGTACAAAAACGGCCTGCGAAAGTCAAATGGTAGCCAGTGGTCCGTAGGTAAGTCCTTATGTCTCAACCAAGAGGAGACAACGATTCCGGTCACACAACCAACGTAGACTAGAGAAAAGTACACCTTGAAGAAAGTTTTTGTTACTTCAATGTATCTTCTcaaaacacttttttgtttttcattccTTGGTTGAAACTCTGGTTGCTGTATTTGCTGCCATGAttcggtgattttttggaatttcGTGCGGAATATTATACCTTTTAACACGCCTTCTGCTGAACCAACCGCGATCTCCAAAGTTTCGTACGCTTTATCCGAATCAGtgaacattttttgaaatacataAATATTGCATGTTACTGTGTATATAAAACATGTAGCTATgataaagtttttataaattttgtaaactgCGGTCTCGTTTGGCGAATACCAACACCCCAGGATTTTGAGCAGACGTGTGACATTTTCAAAAGGTtcaagtaaattaattttctctacCACCATGTCTGAACGACTGGTTGTGACATGTAGCGAATTATCCTATAAGTAGGTGTAACAGACGCCATTTTAAAAGTGCTATTGGAACAGACAAATTACGCGCTTACACgtatgatattttttattaccattAATAATATATTTGCGTAGTAACAGACGCTCAAACTCGTCGTATTGTTTCcatattatttcaaatttctttcaatattGAGCGTTGGAGAGCGTGAGAGTCGCAAAAATCTATATCTATAAATACCTAATATATGCAAATGTGGTACTTGCGAGGTGTACTGTAAGCCACTAAAGAAACTTACAACAAAAGTGCGATTTTTCATCATGACATTCAAATATCTTGTGTACTTTTAAGAGCAACACAGATGCTCCAGGACACGCGTATAATCTGGTGATAAAAGCACAGTTTAATTGAATCGAAATAAATAGACTCACCGATTTGAAAGTCTCgtaatttattgcaaaaatattccAGCCAAAGAAAGTTATCGGTTCTTGAAACGTCATCATCAGCGTGAtcagatttttcttaaatttgagTGACGAATTGTACCATTGCGACTcaaaagttgaataaaaaaGTTTCTCACTCTAAAAACCGTTTCTCAAGAACACTAATTGATTCATTGAGAGACTCACTGTCACAGTGACCAGATTCccaaaaaagcaaaagaagaaaatttgAGTTATGGAACCTGCTTCCACGaaaataaattggaaaaatagtGAACTTGAGATGTCCAGCTGTGTGAATATGTGTACAGTTAACGTAACAAAAATTCAAGTAATTCTTACTGTAGATATCTTGTACATGCAAATACAAATCATTCCGACCGAAGGTATGAactgaaaagttaaaattccGCTGAAACAGTCTGTAACCAGATTGGTGTACCTGAAAAATGGTGGTGATTTTTCAGTTAGTTGATTGCTTCCCTTACTTTTTAATGAGGGAATAATGTTCCATACATTCGGTCAGTATTTCGTTCATaacttggtttttatttttgcaatgtGTAACTCTATGAGCTGCGTTCAATTTCTCCAAGTCGTGAATATTTCTAAGTGTGTTGGCCAGCATGTCACACTGAGCTGTGATATGCATCAAAGACAAGTAAAAACACGAGTCCAAGGCACAGTTTAAAAACGAGCAAAGGTAGAGACCAACGGTCAAGTGAACGTAAATATACTGGTACAGGAACGGCCTGTGATAATCAAACGGAATCCAATGATCCGTCGGTAATTCATTGTGTCTCATCCAGGATGATATAACAATGGCAGACACGCAGCAAATATACACCCCAACGACGTATATTTTAAACAGAAACTTTGTCATTGCAATGTAATTCTTTAACAGAGTTTTTTGTTCCTCGTTCCTGGGCTGGAATTCTTGTTGTTGGATTTGATTCCACGATTCTGTGACTTTTGCGAAGTTTCTGCGAAATAAGTAACTTTTCAAGACTCCTTCCGTTGTACCAACTGCAATCGGCAGAGTCTCATAAGCCTTGTTGGGATCAATAAATGCATGTTTGAGCCCGTAGATGTTACACGTGGTCGCGTacaaaaaacaagttataataatgaaGTATTTGTGTATTTTGTAAAGCGCATTCTCTTCCGGAAAAGTCCAGCAACccagaaattttagcaaaaatttcacGTTGTCGAAAACTTCCAgcaagtttatttttacagaCATGACTGCACAGTTACGTCTGAACGTTGTACGATTTGTCAGCTCTTTTATATCGACTAAGCttctttaaaaagtaatgtttttaaaatataaaaaaatatttaacgtCAGAGGCAAATATTGTAATGgttgaataattaattaaagct
Proteins encoded:
- the LOC107399260 gene encoding odorant receptor 4; protein product: MVVEKINLREPFENVTRLLKILGCWYFPNESLVYKMYKNFALITCCMYTVTSIIYSFKYMSIDYDKAYESLEIGVGTAEGVLKGIIFRMKFQKITESWQQIQQPEFQPRNEKQKMLLRRYIYVTKFLFKVYFFVVYIVCVTGLIVSSLLRHKDLPTDHWLPFDYRKPFLHQYIYLHLTAGLYLNSLTNCAVDSCFYLSLLHITAQCDVLADTLKNIHDLDKLNAKNAPERENKDQVMNKILVECMKHFNLIKKFTNQITDCFKEILTLQFVPTVAMICMGMYKISTLQASSSQFWFFVCTDLGATTQIFIYCFVGNLVTTTSEKLFYATFKSQWYNASQKFKKNLLTFMMAVQHPIIFYGWDVFAINYETFKSIMRTSWSICVALKSTQDL
- the LOC107399259 gene encoding odorant receptor 4 isoform X2, giving the protein MVVEKINLLEPFENVTRLLKILGCWYSPNETAVYKIYKNFIIATCFIYTVTCNIYVFQKMFTDSDKAYETLEIAVGSAEGVLKGIIFRTKFQKITESWQQIQQPEFQPRNEKQKIYVGCVTGIVVSSWLRHKDLPTDHWLPFDFRRPFLYPYVYVHVTVGLYLNSFTNCVLDSCFYLSLLHITAQCDVLADTLKNIHDLDKLNGKNVPERENVDEVMNKILTECMKHFKLIQKFTNVITDSFKEILTLQFVPTIAMICISMYKISTLHPSNTQFWFFIFTDIGATTQIFIYCFVGNLVTTTSEKLFYAAFESQWYNASQKFKKNVITVMMAVQQPIIFYGWNVFAINYETFKSIMRTSWSICVALKSTQDL
- the LOC107399259 gene encoding odorant receptor 4 isoform X1, with the translated sequence MVVEKINLLEPFENVTRLLKILGCWYSPNETAVYKIYKNFIIATCFIYTVTCNIYVFQKMFTDSDKAYETLEIAVGSAEGVLKGIIFRTKFQKITESWQQIQQPEFQPRNEKQKSVLRRYIEVTKTFFKVYFSLVYVGCVTGIVVSSWLRHKDLPTDHWLPFDFRRPFLYPYVYVHVTVGLYLNSFTNCVLDSCFYLSLLHITAQCDVLADTLKNIHDLDKLNGKNVPERENVDEVMNKILTECMKHFKLIQKFTNVITDSFKEILTLQFVPTIAMICISMYKISTLHPSNTQFWFFIFTDIGATTQIFIYCFVGNLVTTTSEKLFYAAFESQWYNASQKFKKNVITVMMAVQQPIIFYGWNVFAINYETFKSIMRTSWSICVALKSTQDL